TCCTGCTCTGAGATCACGCGAGTTAGGAGAAAACGTGGAAACCTTTTGCCGTCTCAAGGGACAGCACAAGCTGCCAGCCCAAGGAGGTCCCTCCGTGcttgtcccctccctgctccgagGGAAGGGGATTTACAGAAGCGGTTCAAAGCCGAAGCCGCGTTGCCGTCCTGCTGCTGCTCACGGGATCCACACGAGGGCTGGCATCCGGGACAGGTCACAGACTCGCTGGGTAGGAGGAGGCGCTCCTGTCGCCCATGTCTTCCCTCTGGATCCTCGGTGAAGGGAGACACTGGCAAAATCAGGTGTGAAGCCTGTAATGCAGAAGAAAGTATTGAGACACCGGCGTGCAGCAAACCCAAAAACTCCCCAGGTCTCAAAACCTCAAACGCTGCTGTCCTGGAGTGGCGGCTGCTTATTTCCCTCTCCATCCCAGAATTTTCTATAGGTATCGCAGGATATTTTATCACAAGTTCATTTGGGTAGTACATCTTTTGCAATGGGAATGCAAAGAGAAACCTGTGCGGGGATCTGTGATGCACTGGCATCTTTTCTGCCAAGAGCCTTTAGAAAGGTTTCATTCCAGttgcaaatttttaaaaggtttatggctgtgcagcaagaaaaaaaaatggcatgaaaGGGACACCAGAGAATAATTAGAAGCGGAGAAACCCTGTGTTTATATGTAGACAGGGTTTGTCTTACAAATGCAATTACCAACCATTCTGGGACTAAATCCCAGCTATGATCTTGTTCTGGCACCAGCTCACAGCCCTGGCGTCCCACAAGACATTTGGGTGCCACCAGCAGATTAACCGTggcaccaggaggaggaggaggaggaggaggaggaggaggctgcgcTAAAAGCGGCACCAGTCCCCCCCTGGCACCGTGCGgtctcccccagctcctgcagacaGCCTGCCCCTTAACACAACCACCGGCTCCACGAGCTTTCTGTACCAGGGACGACACCCAATCCTCCCAGAGAGCATTCCCCAAAATCCTGGCATAGGCCAAGACTCAGTGGAAGGGCTTGGGATGCCAGGTTAAGCGTCCTGTTATTTACACTAATCTTCTACCCGCAGCATTTCAGCACCTAAAGAGACGTTCTCTCTCCTGCAGGGTTTTTTAGATCCCAAACTACCAGCCTGGAAGCACGTTTCTGGAGCTGATGTTCGCACAGGGCTCTAGGACAACTCTGGATCCACGTGCGTCTGCCCCTGGGGGGTTTAACCCTTGTTGCAGCACAAGGTTTTATAGAAGAGCCCCGGGTTGATCCCTGACTATTTACCTTCCAGGTTCTTTGTCACGCCGTGACTCAGGCAGAAAGGTACTTCCAGGTGCTGACGAAGGCGGTGGGGATGAGGGAATAAGGCACCGTGGTGACGCTGCTCCAGGTGTCGGATGATGGGTCGTAACAGTCCAGCGTTTTGCAGCGCTGGGCCCCGCAGTAGCCCCCCACCACGTACAGCCTGTTGCCCGACGTGACAGCACGGCAGCTGATGCGCTTTGCGGTGACGTCCCCGAATTTGGACCACTGGTAGGTGTCACTGTGGAAACGGTAAGCGGAGCTGGCGGAGAACTCCGTGTCCCCCCCGATGACGATGATGTGGCTGCCCACCACGGCGGCGGCCGtgtacctccagggctgggggcagctggtgggCACCGTCCAGCGGTTCTGGCAGGGATCGAAGCACTGCACCTTGGGCAGCTTCTCCTGGTTGGCGCTGGTGCCACCGAAAACGAAGAGCTTCATCTTGGCTCCCACCACGGCGGCGTTGCTCACGCCTTCTCGGAGAGGGGCCACCAAGGACCATTTGTCCAGCTGCGGGTCGTAGTGTTCGACTTGCTTGAGAGAGACGGAGGGAGAGGCCGGGAAGGCACCGCTCACTGCCGTGTGACCCCCCACCACGTACAGACAGTGGTCCAGCTCAGCGGAGCCGTGGCCAAACCGCGCCACCAGCATGGGAGCAGCTTTTGCCCACTCGTCGTGGAGGGTGTCGTAAACCCAGACGTCTTTGGAAGCACCGTTCTCGGAGCCTTTGCCGCCGGTGATGTACACTTTGCACCCGATGGCGCAGGCGCTGCACTCTTTACGAGGGCTTGGGATGTCGGCGCGAGGAATGATCTCACGGGTTTTATGATCCAGCATATAAATCTTGTCGCACATGAAGGTCTGGccacccagcagcaggagggcctGGCTGACCTTGCGGGGTCGGGCGCAGCACCCCGTCACCAGCCCATCGTTTTGCAGGATCTTCATTTTGCATCGTACGGCGTCGGCCACGATCTCCTCCCCCAGTTTGTGGCTGGTCACCAGCTTCTCACAGGCCACTTGCTTCCGCAGGTAGGACTCGGGCAGAAGGGCCAGGCGGACGGAGCGCAGCAGCTCCGGTAGAACTTCATGGCGTCGGGGCAAATCGTACCGGATCCAACCTATAACAGCTTCGTAGACCAACGTCTCGTCCTCCACCTccagctcttcgctctccaccagctccagcagcttgTCTTTGGGCAGTCGGAGGAAGTCCTCGGTCTTGCAGAGCGAGGTGAAGTTGGCCAACGCCATCCTCCAGGACAGCTCCAGCAGCCGCTCGCAGCAGTGGGCATCGGACAGCAGCAGCATGTTCAGGCAATTCCCAGGGTAGAGATTCTTCTCCAGAAAGTCAGCCGAAGCGTCCCGAATGTCCTGAAACTGCAACATGTCCCCGGCCTCCAGCAAGGACTCCGCGTTCTCCTCGTTAATCAGCACCCGGGCCGAGTAAGCGtagtccagcagcagctccagcacctcggGGTGGAGGGAATCGTGGAAGTTGACTTCGGCGTCCCTGCTCTCTTTCAGGCCCCCGCTGAACATGGCGTCGAAGTAGCGGCTGCAGGAGGCCAGGACGGCCCGGTGGCAGTGGAAGGCCTGGTTCCCCGCCCGCAGCACCACGTCGGTGAAGAGGTGCCGCTTGCGGAGCAGGTTGAGCTGGGTGAGGAGGCTGTCGGCGTGGCCCGGTTTGTGGAAGAGGTGGATGTTCATGGAGCCGGAGCTCGAGCGGGATTTCCGGTTCTCGTGGCTGCTGACGGACATGGTGGTGAAGCTGCTCTGCAAAGGAGAAACCGGAGAGTCAGCGGGGAAAGCGGGAAGGCCAAACTTCTTTGATGCCCCCAGCTGCGTGAAACCTGCCAGCGCGGCCGGAGGTGCGTGACACCCCACCCCGCCGACCGAGCCACCGGGACCGGCAGGGGTGCAGCTGGGGTCGCCCCGGAGGGCTGTAGCGGGAGCACGGCGACGGGAGCACGGTACCCGGCCGGTAAGTGGAGCTCGGAGCGGGCGTCCCGTAGCGGCGGGGCCTCCCCCAGGGCAGACCGGGGCACCGGGCGGTCCCGTACCGAACTCCTGTGCAGGGCACGGCCTCGCGTAGCACCGGGGAGAGGGGAGACGTGCGGTCCCGGTgctgcccaccccaccccaccccgccccgcTGTCCCGCACCTGGCCGTAGCTCGCTCCGGTGCCGCCGCACTCGCCACTCGCCGCCCGCTctgccgccgcgccccgccgcctccgccgcgtGGCcaccccgccgccggccccgccccctgccccgcccccttccccgccGCAGCAGCCAATCAGCTGCCGCAGCGCTCTCCCCTCGCTCTTTGTGAATGGGAGCCGgagggggggcgggcgggcgtgcGCATGCGCCGCCCCTTAACCCCTTCCCGCCCGGCGGCGCCCGTGATGGCGTCAGCCTGCCATAAAAGGGGCCATAAAAGCCGGAGTCAGGGTTCTGAGCTGGAATCAGCAGCTCAGCCGCTAACGGCCTTGCTGACAAAGGGAGGTCACGGCCGGAACAAACCGTCCCTGCTCAGCAAATGTTTCCCTGCGCAGGGCAAagagggagctgggctgggctgggctggtggccgcagcagaaaaaagttaaaaaaaacccctaggtTTTGGGAAAATCGGGTCTGCCCGCGTGAGGTCTTGTGCTCAAAAAGAGTGAGTGCTTCCCTGGACAgtcagcagcagccaccagagGTGCTTCAATACCTGTGTCAGTGGGGATCAGAGCCACTCTACGGAAAACGTGAATTTCAGGAGTTCTGAATGACCCGATTCTGCTTCATCTTGGCACGTTTCAGTTTGTCCTGCGCTTCCCCGGCTGCAATTTAAAAATCTCTCAGGAGGAGCAGAAGCGGATGAAGCAAACGCGCTTTAGACCAGTTCACAGCGTCCTTTCCCTAGGTGAAAATTAAAAGCCCGGTTTAGTTTTACCACTTTGGCATCAGAGGcgtgtgtgtttggggtttggttttggttttaaatggtGTTTAGTTCCACCTTGTCCCACGCTAAGCGGGAGAGAGTGTCCTGAAGGAAGGGTTTAACACGGTTTAAGAATTCAAAGAGATAGAATccgatttattttttattaaaaacccaCTCAATTTCAGCAGGAGCCGCTGCAGCGGGTACCAGCTCGGGCACACGACCTGAAGCCTGACTAAAGATAAAAAACGAGAGTCTTTTCCGGGTAACGCCTGCCTACACCCCGAGTTGTACCAAAAACCTTCAAATCTGACCTCAAATTCTGAGCGCAGTCAGGACGGTACCCCCCCGTGGCACTTGGTGGGGTGAAGGTCCAGATAAACAGCCGGGACAGGGGGAAGGATGAAGAGTATCAAGACCTCGCTCTGCTCTTTGAACGCAGGCAGGAGATAGAGAGTTTCACGTGTCCGGGccaaaaacaacaggaaaaaaaaaagagctcaaacCACCTGGAAATGGGGTCCATGTCACGCTGCGTTGCCGAGAGCACCAGCACCGCGCAGGCTAAGCAGAACTGTTTTCAAAAGGCGCATTTCCATGACAGTTAGTCAGGTGCTTGGAATTATTTTGGGAGGACGGCTGGTAGCACACGGGGAGCTGCAGCCAACGCAGCagaaatgtgtgggttttttttattgcgGCCTCGGCACCCTTTGGAGCTTTCTAGAACCAGATAAAGAACATTTATCCAGTTATCGGAAGCAACGATCGCTCAAGGCCACCTTTGAAGCATTCATCTCGTTTATTATTGGCACCGCCTAGAAACAGAACTGTAAAACTCATCCTGGCATCGCTTTATTGGTCCTTTGAAAGGTGATTAagaaatttgctgctttttttttttatttaaaaaaaaaaaataaatcagtccgTTGGCTTCTGCCAGAGCCTGGTGGAAGAGCTCCACCCGGTGGCATTCCGTAAAGGCACAGCTGGAGGCTCAGCCCTGCTACTGGTTTAACTGGGAAGTTTCAGCTTCCAGTATTTCTCCTTAAATGAGCGGTACAGACTAGAAGAAAGCTTTGCAAGGCACTGCTCGCACCCGCTGTTTCTTTCTAGAGAAAAACAACCGTCACAACCAAAATAACCCAAGGAGCCTCCCTgggccaggcttggggcatctgCTCTGGGCTCAAACACCCAAACATCTGAGGGAGAAACCGCCACGAATTCCTGGGTCAGAGGAGGCACCGAGCGCTGAGCCTGCAGCTCGAATTTGCAGGATCCGTCCCTCAGAATTTTTGCGTCACCGAACCACGGCTGTTTCTCTGCCCAATGCTGGCTTTGTGCGCTTTTAAGTGACAGCGAAGACTGGAGGGTTGCATTTGTCTTTTTGGGacataggaaggaaggaaggaaggaagtgcCTTTTTTACCCTTCTATTTTACCAATCCTAGGAGATTTCTTGATTTTTCCAGAGGATTCGCCTGAAAGACTTCTCTGATGAAGAGTGATAAAAATTGTTAACTGCAAACAATCCTCTCTGTGATAAACATCTTGACTACAGTCCCAATTACAGGACGTGTGGAATCACAATCATCAACACCAGGGACACATACACTCTGCCTCACTAAAGGCGTTTTTACCGTGCAAAaactgggctcctgaagcttaaTTATGGTTTATACAGCTTCAGAATCTCCTCTTCGAGATGCCTGGTAGATATTAATCAGGGAAGAAACGGTCCCCAGAAGACCTACTAACCATGGAGGAAAGCGTCCAGCCCAAAGAAACCCTGGAGGCAGCCAGTGGATTGCGTTGGAGAGATCCGCCATGTGTGAGAGGACGCTCAGAACTTCAGCCTTCACTCgggctttcatttccttttgactCAGAGGCGAAGATGCACTGCTGGAAGCAAGTGTAATAGTATTGATAGCCCGTAACGTAGTAATAATTAGTGACAGCTCACAAGTGAGAAGAGATATGTTTGTGTTAAAATAGCTGTATAGCCAAGGAGGGAAATCATACCCCTTGTGCTGCCTCAGCTTTCTTCTTAACTGGAACAAGATTCTTAGGGATCTGAAAAGAACAGAGTTATTTCTCCTATAGCACTGaaggacaggtttttttctttagcctTCTGCAGCCAGGAGCGGCTTCATTTTAGCCTGAATACAGGGAACATGGTTCattccctctcctgcctgtggCCCCCCAGCCAGCCTTACCGCAGAAtgcccaggagcagggagaaagccCAGAGGGCTGTGCTCAGAGTCCACCACTTCTGAGAGCCGACGCGGAGGATGCCGGCGTCAGCCGCCCAGGCGACGTGCTCGCAGGGGAAGTAGAGCTGGTCAGCCAGGTTGCTGAGCACCGACAGTCCCCGCACCAGGCCATCCTCGTCCTGCAGGGAGCACGGGGGACACGCCTTGGCGCCTGCGGCATGGCCGGGAAGACTGTCACTACACCCTGTGCCCCATGCTCACCTTGGGGCCCAACCCGTAGCTGCAGCTGTAGCTGAGCATGGCTAAGTCGTCAAAGAGGCGCAGGGTCGTGCGGGCGGCGTTCAGCTGAGCCGACACGGCCAGGAGGCTCCCGGGCAGCCCTGACGGTGGGGCCTGTGACCCGGCCAGCGCCCCGCCCGCCAGCTGACAGCCATAGCAGAGCGCACGGACCTGCGGAGGCACAACCCGGTGAGGACCCGGTCGTGCGGGACAAGGCAGGACCCCACCGGGCCGCTCCCGCCACTCACCACCCGGTCCCGGCCTCGGTAGGCCTCCAGCGCGGCGACCAGGCCGCTGAGGCCGCCCGACGCCATAGCAACGCTTCCGGGGTGTGACGTCACGGCGCTCACGGCCCACCTGGCGCTGGCGTGGGGCACGCCGGGAAGGCAGCGGAGCCGTCGCCATGGCGACGCGGCCTAGCGGCTACTGAAGCCCAACTGAGGCATCCCGCATGCTCGGCCATGGCAGCCTGCGCAGTGCCGGCCATCCCGGCTCCCCTCACAGGCATTCCCTTCCTGAAGGCGTCCCACATTCGGCTGGGGGCTGAGCGCTGGGCCCCGGAAAGCGCCCGTCAACCATTTTCTCACAGCCAGTACCCCCCTTTCTGGGGGGTTCACAggcagccgccggccccgctgccctGCAGTGGGCAGGTGCTGGGCCCGGCTGGGGGTGGCGGTGGGAGAACCTGTTCAGAAACTCGCCTGGCGTTTCCAGAGAGGCCCCTGCAGCTGGTGcccccattttttcccccaaagtcgCATGTCCGCATGCACACAGACCCCCGCATTCGCATCCTCACCTCGGAGACGAGGGAACGCTTCCCctgtccccacctcccccttcAGAGAGCGCCCCTGCCCACGGCCAAGAAACAGGAGGATAACATTCCTTGTGGAGACAGGGACAAAATAAGGCTCCCTCCATCCGTCTACACCGTCTCGTACCCAGCACACGCGATCCGGCCCGCTGCCCGGCCATGGCAGTCGCGCAGGGGTGAGCTGTGTGACAGACCTGTCTGTCCCCAGCAGACCTTCCCCGTAGACCTCGGTGCTGCACCGGGAGGTTCGGTGGCTCCGCTCAGAGTCATGCTGAGAGAAATTAAAGTTGTTAGAACGATTtggatattttgttttctcttttttatagCCGAGTAAACCTGATGCTCATAAAGCAAGTTAATAGCACTAACTAGAGGCACATGCCAGCCCAGCTGTTGCTGTGCAGCCTTTCCAGCTGTCGCCTTTGATTCCGCTCTCCTCGGATGCTGCGGTTTCACACTGGAGCTGCATCGCTTCTGATGCGCCGCATCCACATTCTGCAGCGTTGCAGCCCACCTTGCTGCAGTCTGGTGTTAGTTGCTTTGCCATTTCACTGTGCCCGATGGATTCAGGAGTAGTAAAATGCTAAAAGAGTGGCTGCCTCGAGATGGCAGCTCATTAATATTTCCTTATAAGGGTAAATAGAGCATATTTAGAAATAACACCATTTATTTCCCCCTCTGGCTGTTTGGCAGGATCTCTTCCCACTATTAAAGCGGATGGACGGTCCTATTACGACACTTCTTACCAAGCACAGTTTAAGGGTGAATGGAGTCCACCTGCAAAGCCAAGTGAAAAGGTAACAGCATGGTTTTGGGGAGGACCAAGACACAGTTAAAGGGCAGCACGTTCCTATGTTGAATTATGACCCGAAAGGGGTGGGATCTGTGCAAGGGAAAACCAGATGGGTGGAAAGacagtgaggggggaaaaagggattaTGCTTTAAGTGGCTGTTCTGTAGCTCTCTTGGCTTCCCTTCAGTACACGTCTCGTATTAAATTTGGGGATCCCAGAAGCAGTGGATCTTTGAGCGAGCAGAAACATGCCTACAGTGCCCCAGAGAAGAGGACACACAGGTACCAGCAGAAGAACCTGACGGGCATCCCCAGGAACTGTTCTTTCTGGTGAACATTGCTCGTTAAACAGCTTGTATCTGGTATCTTGCAGAGCCTATGACAAGGAACTTGCTGCCTCCCAGATCTACCACACAAACCTGCAGCTGGGGGACGGTCGCACCAGATTCTCCACCTGGACGTCAGAGCTCTTCCCAGCGCACAATCTAGGTAGGGTAAGTCTGCGACATGCAGTACAGACCGCTACTGAGGTTTATGACAAGCTGAACAGTAGGTTTTATCACTTGGTTTCAGTGATATAATCATAGATAAAGACATAATACATTcatataatatgtatataattttatatttttaatgttttatagtTTTTCTGTATTCAGCACCAGTGTTGTCACTGTGAGGCTCTGTGTCATCCTCCCTCCACTTCCCTGGCAGGTTAAATACCTGTATTCATTCCTGTGCTCTATTGTATGGGGAGAAGCTGCTGTAGCTACAGCTTCTTCAGAGACTGGAGTGCTCTGACATCCTTCACTTTTGCTTTTGCCAGAGCCTGTAACTATTGTCCGTCCAAACAAAAATGCCTCGTCCATCCCCAGAGGTGATGAAGACCCTGAGAGAAATCAAGCGTTGACAAAAATTACTACTACGCAGCTCTCCTACCCAGAGGTCTGTTCCCAGCTTTGCTGTGCGGGTGTTTCTCTGGTGGAGACCCTCTCTTTTTTTATGTACACTACTCTGGCACCTAAAGGCGATGCTGTtgtcccttctcccctcctcacGCTGGGCTCTGCAGGGTGTAATGTGCAACAGGTGCCTTTCCCACCTAGAGCTCATTTCAGTTAAAACAGCTCCTGTGTTCTCCAGACGGACAGGTGGAACCTCGCACCGAAGCCTGACTTGCTGAAGCATCAAAGCAATGTCTGCTTGGGAGATGAGCATTCAGGC
This region of Numenius arquata chromosome 25, bNumArq3.hap1.1, whole genome shotgun sequence genomic DNA includes:
- the LOC141475512 gene encoding ectoderm-neural cortex protein 1-like, which produces MATAPLPSRRAPRQRQVGRERRDVTPRKRCYGVGRPQRPGRRAGGLPRPGPGGEWRERPGGVLPCPARPGPHRVVPPQVRALCYGCQLAGGALAGSQAPPSGLPGSLLAVSAQLNAARTTLRLFDDLAMLSYSCSYGLGPKDEDGLVRGLSVLSNLADQLYFPCEHVAWAADAGILRVGSQKWWTLSTALWAFSLLLGILRSLRILFQLRRKLRQHKGYDFPPWLYSYFNTNISLLTCELSLIITTLRAINTITLASSSASSPLSQKEMKARVKAEVLSVLSHMADLSNAIHWLPPGFLWAGRFPPWLSSFTTMSVSSHENRKSRSSSGSMNIHLFHKPGHADSLLTQLNLLRKRHLFTDVVLRAGNQAFHCHRAVLASCSRYFDAMFSGGLKESRDAEVNFHDSLHPEVLELLLDYAYSARVLINEENAESLLEAGDMLQFQDIRDASADFLEKNLYPGNCLNMLLLSDAHCCERLLELSWRMALANFTSLCKTEDFLRLPKDKLLELVESEELEVEDETLVYEAVIGWIRYDLPRRHEVLPELLRSVRLALLPESYLRKQVACEKLVTSHKLGEEIVADAVRCKMKILQNDGLVTGCCARPRKVSQALLLLGGQTFMCDKIYMLDHKTREIIPRADIPSPRKECSACAIGCKVYITGGKGSENGASKDVWVYDTLHDEWAKAAPMLVARFGHGSAELDHCLYVVGGHTAVSGAFPASPSVSLKQVEHYDPQLDKWSLVAPLREGVSNAAVVGAKMKLFVFGGTSANQEKLPKVQCFDPCQNRWTVPTSCPQPWRYTAAAVVGSHIIVIGGDTEFSASSAYRFHSDTYQWSKFGDVTAKRISCRAVTSGNRLYVVGGYCGAQRCKTLDCYDPSSDTWSSVTTVPYSLIPTAFVSTWKYLSA
- the SAXO5 gene encoding stabilizer of axonemal microtubules 5, encoding MAACAVPAIPAPLTGIPFLKASHIRLGAERWAPESARQPFSHSQYPPFWGVHRQPPAPLPCSGQVLGPAGGGGGRTCSETRLAFPERPLQLVPPFFPPKSHVRMHTDPRIRILTSETRERFPCPHLPLQRAPLPTAKKQEDNIPCGDRDKIRLPPSVYTVSYPAHAIRPAARPWQSRRGSLPTIKADGRSYYDTSYQAQFKGEWSPPAKPSEKYTSRIKFGDPRSSGSLSEQKHAYSAPEKRTHRAYDKELAASQIYHTNLQLGDGRTRFSTWTSELFPAHNLEPVTIVRPNKNASSIPRGDEDPERNQALTKITTTQLSYPETDRWNLAPKPDLLKHQSNVCLGDEHSGSRFFSTTQQADYQPPRQSQRVMADSRSHRESHIPFNYHDESSVTTTQAMLVPHRQQKQQLSEDKLQQIKRSHLDLPWRAQDLFRTEQKDEFTPKSRGPAEIQKANCQVSCVPLGTLKGYCPQRKVLFAE